A portion of the Rhodopirellula bahusiensis genome contains these proteins:
- the rpsM gene encoding 30S ribosomal protein S13 has protein sequence MGVDIPNDKQIQYSLTYLYGLGLYRAREVCEKLGIDPASPASDISDEDVGRIAALLERDYLVEGPLRRQVTQNISRMREIKSYRGIRHRVSLPVRGQRTKTNARTRKGPRKTVAGKKGVKDLR, from the coding sequence ATGGGCGTCGACATCCCCAACGACAAACAGATTCAATACTCGCTGACGTACCTGTATGGCCTTGGGCTGTACCGGGCTCGTGAGGTGTGTGAAAAATTGGGCATTGACCCAGCTTCACCCGCCAGCGACATCAGCGACGAAGATGTAGGTCGCATCGCAGCCCTTCTCGAACGAGATTATCTCGTCGAGGGTCCGCTGCGTCGTCAAGTGACTCAAAACATCAGCCGCATGCGTGAGATCAAATCTTACCGCGGCATCCGTCACCGTGTCAGCTTGCCTGTACGTGGGCAACGCACCAAGACCAATGCACGGACCCGCAAAGGGCCTCGTAAGACGGTCGCTGGTAAGAAGGGCGTCAAGGATCTGCGATAG
- the rpsK gene encoding 30S ribosomal protein S11, with amino-acid sequence MAKTNKKKRIRRNVSNGVAHVHATFNNTTVTITDAKGDTLCWASAGTSGFKGSRKSTPFAGQCAAQQAAEKATKFGMRDVEVRVKGPGSGRESAITALQAAGLNVKLIEEVTPIPHNGCRPRKKRRV; translated from the coding sequence GTGGCAAAGACCAACAAGAAAAAACGCATCCGCAGAAATGTAAGCAACGGTGTTGCTCACGTTCACGCGACTTTCAACAACACCACGGTGACCATCACGGACGCCAAAGGTGACACGTTGTGCTGGGCCAGTGCCGGAACCAGTGGGTTCAAGGGCAGTCGCAAAAGCACTCCCTTTGCCGGTCAGTGTGCTGCACAGCAAGCTGCTGAAAAGGCAACCAAGTTCGGCATGCGTGACGTCGAAGTTCGCGTCAAAGGACCTGGGTCCGGTCGTGAAAGTGCCATCACTGCACTGCAAGCCGCTGGCTTGAACGTGAAATTGATCGAGGAAGTGACCCCCATCCCGCACAACGGTTGCCGTCCTCGCAAGAAACGCCGCGTCTAA
- a CDS encoding dihydrofolate reductase, translating into MSEVSSRPDSSLPDSSDQPLGPDSASQVGETNPPGDSPSDIARSLRSRDLLPADHGVGCSITAVVAATPEGVIGNEQDMPWRLSSDLRRFKQATMGGALIMGRKTFESIGRVLPGRQTIVLTRQGHWQFPGTQTASGKCEAIALAAERRIFVVGGGQIYQQWFPLCTELWWTRVWANVSGDTRVDLPLDEFELVSQTSLPVTAKDDYPTDWLRMRRRIPSPNRPK; encoded by the coding sequence ATGAGTGAAGTCAGCTCCCGCCCCGATTCCAGCTTGCCTGATTCATCCGATCAGCCGCTGGGCCCCGATTCAGCGAGCCAGGTTGGTGAAACGAACCCGCCTGGAGACTCGCCGAGTGACATCGCGCGTTCGCTTCGTAGTCGGGACCTGCTGCCCGCCGATCATGGTGTCGGATGCAGCATCACGGCCGTGGTTGCAGCGACGCCAGAGGGTGTGATCGGCAATGAGCAGGACATGCCGTGGCGGCTTTCTTCGGATCTGAGGCGATTCAAACAGGCCACGATGGGTGGCGCGCTGATCATGGGCCGCAAGACGTTCGAGTCGATCGGCCGCGTTTTGCCGGGGCGTCAGACGATCGTGCTGACGCGCCAGGGACATTGGCAGTTTCCGGGGACCCAGACCGCATCCGGGAAGTGCGAAGCGATTGCATTGGCTGCCGAGCGACGGATCTTTGTCGTCGGCGGAGGCCAGATCTACCAACAGTGGTTCCCGCTATGCACCGAACTCTGGTGGACTCGCGTTTGGGCCAATGTGTCCGGTGATACCCGCGTGGATTTACCGCTGGATGAGTTTGAGCTCGTGTCACAGACGTCGCTGCCCGTCACCGCCAAAGACGACTACCCGACCGATTGGTTGCGAATGCGTCGCCGAATCCCGAGTCCGAATCGGCCCAAGTGA
- a CDS encoding DNA-directed RNA polymerase subunit alpha, producing MTMHIRWRGMELPSSLEVDRDSLTQTYGKFSAEPFERGFGASIGNSMRRVLLSSLVGSAVTQIKIRGAQHEFTTIPGVLEDVTDIVLNVKSLIVNSNTDSTRVITVERNTAGVVTGADVQTDADVEIINKDHVICTLTDDVPFMMEMVVETGRGYVPSTEHSSVDHEIGIIPIDAVFSPIVRVRYEVEATRVGQKTNYDRLNLEIWTDGTINPEMALTEAAKILRKHLNPFVQYRELGPSIFSAARGGAGSPEAQLEAKLNMTLADLRLSVRANNCLESENIMTVRDLVQRTEDSLLEVRNFGDTTLNEVREKLSQYGLHLGMRVPNQPLF from the coding sequence ATGACCATGCACATCCGCTGGCGCGGCATGGAACTGCCCAGTTCGCTTGAAGTCGATCGTGACTCGCTGACCCAAACCTACGGCAAATTTTCTGCCGAGCCTTTCGAGCGTGGTTTTGGTGCCAGCATCGGTAACAGCATGCGTCGCGTGTTGTTGAGCAGCTTGGTCGGTAGTGCCGTTACCCAGATCAAAATCCGTGGTGCTCAGCACGAGTTCACGACGATTCCAGGTGTTCTCGAAGATGTCACCGACATCGTGTTGAACGTCAAGTCGTTGATCGTGAACAGCAACACCGACTCGACTCGCGTGATCACCGTCGAACGCAACACCGCCGGTGTTGTCACCGGTGCTGATGTGCAAACCGATGCGGACGTTGAGATCATCAACAAAGATCACGTCATCTGCACGCTGACCGACGACGTTCCATTCATGATGGAAATGGTTGTCGAAACCGGTCGTGGATACGTTCCAAGCACCGAACACAGCAGCGTGGACCACGAAATCGGAATCATTCCGATCGACGCGGTCTTCAGCCCAATCGTTCGTGTTCGTTACGAAGTCGAAGCGACTCGTGTCGGTCAGAAGACCAACTACGACCGCTTGAACCTCGAAATCTGGACCGACGGAACGATCAACCCAGAAATGGCGTTGACCGAAGCGGCCAAGATCCTTCGCAAACACCTCAACCCGTTCGTGCAATATCGCGAATTGGGACCAAGCATCTTCTCCGCCGCACGCGGTGGAGCCGGTTCGCCCGAAGCTCAGCTCGAAGCCAAGCTGAACATGACTCTCGCTGATTTGCGGTTGTCGGTTCGAGCGAACAACTGCTTGGAAAGCGAAAACATCATGACGGTTCGTGACCTCGTGCAACGAACCGAAGATTCATTGTTGGAAGTTCGCAACTTTGGCGACACAACTCTCAACGAAGTTCGTGAAAAACTATCGCAGTACGGATTGCACCTCGGCATGCGAGTGCCGAACCAACCTCTGTTCTAG